Proteins from one Leptonema illini DSM 21528 genomic window:
- a CDS encoding polyprenyl synthetase family protein, with protein MTGKAGLPPREQSLFSELGKAFETFFLSHVSDILNRESVPELAAPSLYSLKGGGKRVRPALVLLCADQTETAHPDATPKGREALITAAAIECIHTYSLIHDDLPAMDDDDMRRGMPSCHRRYPEWAAVLAGDTLNTFAFRLLADAGGDIAAKLRILADAAGHAGMAAGQALDLSREKANFPAGEGSLRFGQPHFDGPRSVPPEFGKTRLITSDFQKAMLDLFEPVSSLEAGRQLLAIHMQKTGALIRASCELGGICNQKESHAFSAFGVGIGLLFQITDDILDVTGDTDRLGKTAGKDERTGKLTFPSLIGLDRSQALAHSLAAQTSGEAASLPVSQAARDALVNLVSYILNRDH; from the coding sequence ATGACGGGAAAGGCCGGTCTTCCTCCCAGGGAGCAATCCCTTTTTTCTGAACTCGGGAAGGCGTTTGAGACGTTCTTCCTGAGTCATGTATCAGACATTCTGAATCGGGAATCCGTTCCCGAGCTTGCCGCTCCGTCGCTGTATTCGCTGAAGGGGGGCGGAAAACGGGTGCGACCCGCCCTTGTGCTGCTCTGTGCCGATCAGACCGAGACGGCACATCCTGACGCAACGCCAAAAGGCCGCGAGGCCCTGATCACCGCCGCCGCTATCGAATGCATTCATACCTATTCATTGATCCATGACGATCTGCCTGCGATGGACGACGACGATATGCGACGCGGCATGCCGTCCTGCCACCGGCGTTATCCGGAATGGGCGGCCGTGCTTGCCGGCGATACTCTGAATACATTCGCCTTTCGTCTTCTTGCCGATGCCGGCGGAGACATCGCCGCGAAACTGCGCATCCTCGCCGATGCCGCCGGTCATGCCGGTATGGCAGCCGGCCAGGCCCTTGATCTCAGCCGCGAGAAGGCAAACTTTCCTGCCGGCGAAGGAAGCCTGAGATTCGGTCAGCCGCATTTCGACGGACCACGATCCGTTCCGCCAGAGTTCGGCAAAACCCGCTTGATTACTTCAGACTTCCAGAAGGCGATGCTCGATCTTTTCGAGCCGGTCTCTTCTCTGGAAGCCGGACGACAGCTCCTGGCCATTCATATGCAAAAGACCGGCGCCCTGATCCGGGCATCGTGCGAGCTGGGAGGGATATGCAACCAGAAAGAGTCCCATGCCTTCTCGGCATTCGGAGTCGGCATCGGCCTTCTCTTTCAGATTACCGACGACATCCTCGACGTTACCGGCGATACGGACCGACTCGGCAAGACGGCGGGCAAAGACGAGCGTACGGGAAAGTTAACCTTCCCGTCGCTCATCGGATTGGATCGCAGTCAGGCACTCGCCCATTCGCTCGCAGCACAGACCTCCGGCGAAGCCGCGAGCCTTCCCGTATCGCAAGCAGCGCGCGACGCTCTCGTTAACCTGGTAAGCTATATTCTTAACCGCGATCATTGA
- a CDS encoding prolipoprotein diacylglyceryl transferase has product MISEIPLPFSVPGPFGPVHSISSFALLLFLSFVAGAILAPRELQRRGLDPAVSEWVIVLGVFGTFIGAKIGYVFEIWDDIWVVTDSVSDTIMHLWLYREGMGVKVPGAVGLWETLFSRGGLVFYGGLLASVIFIYVYLRMRRLDVLRYADVFFMSLALGYGIGRMGCLVSGDGCYGYASSVNIPLLTMVYGSGSAMPSAGVRVWNTPLIEAILSWALFAWMMLVGRFRDYRPGFFAALFLIWDGLSRFAVEFLRINDAAIPVLPHPQIAGTALLHHNDWPSNPEAYYFENWHWYGFTQSQIVGFVLFLSGLLWMLYGRLYKSTNKEARNLT; this is encoded by the coding sequence GTGATCAGCGAGATCCCTCTGCCCTTTTCAGTTCCCGGTCCGTTCGGTCCCGTTCATAGCATATCGAGCTTTGCCCTGCTGCTCTTTCTCTCTTTCGTCGCCGGGGCGATCCTCGCTCCGCGCGAGCTGCAGCGACGAGGCCTTGATCCGGCGGTTTCAGAGTGGGTGATCGTGCTCGGCGTTTTCGGCACCTTTATCGGAGCAAAGATCGGCTACGTATTCGAGATCTGGGATGACATCTGGGTCGTGACAGATTCGGTTTCTGATACGATTATGCATCTCTGGCTTTACCGTGAGGGCATGGGCGTGAAAGTTCCAGGAGCTGTCGGATTGTGGGAGACTCTCTTCTCTCGCGGAGGTCTTGTCTTTTATGGCGGCCTTCTTGCATCGGTGATCTTCATTTACGTTTATCTGCGCATGCGCCGTCTCGATGTGCTGCGCTACGCCGACGTCTTTTTTATGAGTCTGGCCCTCGGTTATGGCATCGGGCGCATGGGCTGCCTTGTAAGCGGCGACGGTTGCTATGGATATGCCTCTTCGGTGAACATCCCTCTGTTAACGATGGTCTATGGATCGGGATCGGCGATGCCTTCGGCCGGCGTGCGCGTATGGAACACTCCGCTGATCGAAGCTATTCTGAGCTGGGCGCTTTTCGCGTGGATGATGCTTGTCGGTCGATTCAGGGATTACAGGCCGGGGTTTTTCGCGGCGCTCTTTCTTATCTGGGACGGCCTTTCGCGATTTGCCGTAGAGTTTCTACGCATCAACGATGCGGCCATTCCCGTGCTTCCGCATCCGCAGATAGCAGGCACGGCCCTTCTGCATCATAATGACTGGCCGTCCAATCCCGAGGCCTATTACTTTGAGAACTGGCACTGGTACGGCTTCACACAGAGTCAGATCGTCGGTTTCGTACTCTTCCTGTCGGGCCTGTTATGGATGCTTTATGGACGACTTTATAAATCCACAAATAAAGAAGCAAGGAACCTCACGTGA
- a CDS encoding STAS domain-containing protein codes for MTDLFSVEIQNIAQRPVLRMAGELTAEGESRLTAAFESLIQASPEQVVFDFSEVKYINSGGISILLNLISRSRFEGKKILFAGLTRHLRKVVEIVGMDEFVQIVDRLD; via the coding sequence ATGACAGATCTCTTCTCTGTAGAAATTCAAAACATAGCGCAGCGTCCCGTTCTGCGCATGGCAGGCGAGCTGACGGCAGAGGGGGAAAGTCGGCTGACGGCGGCCTTCGAAAGCCTGATCCAGGCCTCTCCCGAGCAGGTCGTTTTTGATTTTTCTGAGGTGAAGTACATCAATTCCGGCGGCATTTCCATTCTGCTCAACCTGATTTCTCGCTCGCGCTTCGAGGGAAAAAAGATCCTGTTTGCCGGCCTGACGCGCCATCTGCGCAAGGTCGTCGAGATCGTCGGCATGGATGAATTCGTTCAGATCGTGGACCGTCTCGACTGA
- a CDS encoding aminopeptidase P N-terminal domain-containing protein, producing MNTKGTEAKPGIARTPTAEKPASKPPMQWNLPRHFEPGIPLAVLRERRKEVQRRLSERGVLVLYSAGEKTHSGSVSFPFRQDSDFYYLTGLEIFPSRLVITGEKMVLFSDQPDPEKEIWEGLRPSHEELRELCPVDAVYSLSDYEEQLAALLRGRSRLYYSFGQNAAQDHEILSKLDFMIRRGRAGQSGPTGVFHTQVLLHEMRMIKSAYEIEQMLETASITAEAHRAIQAAVRPGMFEYELEALILQTFRRHDASWAYPSIVASGVNACILHYVENRRCIEEGDLILVDAGAAKANINSDVTRTFPASGRFTPEQRAVHDAVSRAHDAALKKTIVGSSMDESNSAAIEVLVDFLIDEKILLESRDACLEEELYKPFYMHRTGHFIGYDVHDVGAYYGGQEWIEAETGPRRFRAGMVCTVEPGLYFSPGLSESRHFGGIGIRTEDDVLVTATEPRILTTGIPRSADEIEEFIKRSRA from the coding sequence ATGAATACGAAAGGAACGGAAGCGAAGCCCGGGATTGCCAGAACTCCGACCGCGGAGAAGCCGGCTTCTAAGCCCCCGATGCAGTGGAACCTGCCCCGACACTTTGAGCCGGGCATTCCGCTGGCCGTTCTTCGCGAACGTCGCAAAGAGGTGCAGCGGCGCCTGTCTGAGCGCGGCGTGTTAGTGCTGTATTCAGCCGGCGAGAAAACGCACTCGGGCAGCGTTTCGTTTCCGTTCCGGCAGGATTCCGATTTCTATTATCTTACGGGTCTTGAGATTTTCCCATCGCGGCTCGTCATTACGGGCGAGAAAATGGTGCTTTTCAGCGACCAGCCCGATCCCGAGAAAGAGATCTGGGAGGGGCTGCGTCCTTCGCATGAGGAGCTGCGCGAGCTCTGTCCCGTCGACGCCGTCTACAGTCTTTCAGATTACGAAGAACAGCTGGCCGCTCTGCTGCGTGGACGTTCGCGTCTCTATTATAGCTTCGGGCAGAATGCCGCCCAGGACCATGAGATACTGTCGAAACTCGACTTCATGATCCGCCGGGGGCGCGCCGGCCAGAGCGGACCGACCGGAGTCTTTCATACGCAGGTGCTTCTGCACGAGATGCGCATGATTAAATCGGCCTACGAGATCGAACAGATGCTTGAGACGGCGTCCATCACGGCAGAGGCGCACCGGGCCATCCAGGCGGCCGTGCGGCCGGGCATGTTTGAATACGAGCTTGAGGCCCTCATTCTCCAAACCTTTCGCCGCCATGATGCATCCTGGGCGTATCCGTCGATCGTCGCCTCCGGGGTTAACGCCTGCATCCTGCATTACGTCGAGAATCGCCGCTGTATCGAAGAGGGCGACCTCATCCTTGTCGATGCCGGGGCGGCAAAGGCCAACATCAACAGCGACGTGACGCGCACCTTTCCTGCATCGGGCCGCTTCACGCCCGAACAGCGCGCCGTGCATGACGCCGTTTCGCGCGCCCACGACGCCGCTCTGAAAAAAACGATCGTCGGTTCGAGCATGGACGAGAGCAACAGCGCTGCGATCGAAGTGCTTGTCGATTTTCTCATCGACGAGAAGATACTTCTCGAAAGCCGCGATGCCTGTCTTGAAGAGGAGCTGTATAAACCTTTTTATATGCACAGAACGGGGCACTTTATAGGCTATGACGTGCACGACGTCGGCGCCTACTACGGCGGACAGGAATGGATCGAGGCCGAGACCGGACCGCGGCGGTTTCGCGCCGGTATGGTTTGCACGGTCGAACCGGGGTTATACTTCTCTCCAGGCCTTTCGGAAAGCAGGCATTTCGGCGGCATCGGCATCCGAACCGAAGACGACGTCCTTGTGACGGCGACGGAGCCGCGCATCCTCACGACAGGGATTCCCCGGTCGGCCGATGAGATTGAAGAGTTTATAAAGCGGAGTCGTGCGTGA
- the ndk gene encoding nucleoside-diphosphate kinase: protein MERTFIILKPDALESKNAGNILARIEAEGFRVLGLKLIQMSADDAGRFYAVHKERPFYGDLCKYMSSGPVIVAALEAAGAVQKWRDLIGATDPAQAAPNTIRKLYAKSKEANAVHGSDSVENAKIEIAFFFSERELVG from the coding sequence ATGGAAAGAACGTTCATAATCCTGAAACCCGATGCCCTTGAATCGAAGAATGCGGGCAACATCCTTGCGCGGATCGAAGCCGAAGGCTTTCGCGTCCTTGGCCTGAAACTCATCCAGATGAGCGCCGACGATGCCGGCCGTTTCTACGCCGTTCATAAAGAGCGTCCGTTCTACGGCGACCTGTGCAAATACATGAGCTCTGGCCCTGTTATCGTCGCCGCACTTGAAGCGGCCGGCGCCGTTCAAAAATGGCGCGATCTGATCGGCGCTACCGATCCGGCACAGGCCGCTCCGAATACGATTCGCAAGCTGTATGCAAAAAGCAAAGAGGCCAACGCCGTTCACGGCTCTGATTCCGTCGAAAACGCTAAGATTGAGATCGCCTTCTTCTTCAGCGAGCGCGAACTGGTAGGATGA
- a CDS encoding NAD-glutamate dehydrogenase domain-containing protein — protein MTSSETFRRFAELYQPFFPPLLRDVFSEPDRQAFLAERFEAVRQLKRRHIRLEKDPVLWNGDFLEIALPDLPFLVDMVLNLLGSYEMRTRFRITALFSVQRDEAGNLLSVDKTQKTEKAGLHLESWTYFSLESYDESVRDSFLRSLEHNLNDLERMVEDFPEQLASLAEVQGDDFFQTDRHWLIEHFVLMGTARVTTQGRRVGLTHCLGILRNTEFANRLTDWMNRFFVDQPHRGHWQLRGLHIYETDLPSEVKRRKPLHVALFTSDSEIRLLIGSFASKGELSPRFTIPPLHRKIDAVAAALDIPLGSHSWRELYRLTQLVPLGFLFTRSIAFWQAWFGFLLDRQHIDEGAHLFLVDEEYGGCWLVRTVFDGEEIALALRAFFHRHNIVVRTELHRHNEGIEYEFLWLQSEAGAGAIRDLLVENEGSLLRSYRARLLSLIADRITGAQAIRERSAMALHALNEDIRQHLTPGQFLDGLLHIEKQSDAFSVQYESHPAPAFHVFSKHAALLSEMTPAFDSCGLSVEHAIKLDMFCKEQTHYRHLFFISDALPESEAATLCEVLSGILNGRTSVELLNRLSRRSDFTLRRLRMLKALLACLYQMDRSVSRLFLMQMMLAHAGFALALLEYAEATFAHDDAEQRNRAQHIHTESLDAQIALLRTLPERMAGLRLKELLFAVVRTNFLLDENEINLKIESRRLSFVQDPKPLFEIFVYAVDFEGVHLRFGPVSRGGIRWSDRIDDFRVEILGLVHTQRVKNTMIVPEGSKGGFVLKQTGMNPAAGKAAYRRFMGALLRMTDNLSNNEEEPGRQIRPEGLVCLDGFDPYLVVAADRGTARFSDTANEVSAEHRFWIGDAFASGGSNGYDHKKQGITAKGAWQSVKSHFASMNIDPESDVIRCVGIGDMSGDVFGNGMLLSRTIKLIAAFNHRFIFIDPDPDPARSFEERKRLFEAGLDWDAYAKELISAGGAVYERDRADLTLSPEARKALGMQNRNAISNGSKSGPRDVPDSVSGDELVRAILCADVDLLWNGGIGTYVKARSERNEEIGDPANDAVRVDGSSLRARVVGEGGNLGFSMQGRYEAAAAGVLLNTDAVDNSGGVDMSDHEVNLKILLEDMLSRKLIASRERRNEMIRELEPLMIDQVIANNRAINRCIRMEERRLSENGAMLPLLIQELLENDACESDELPPDMQRLTSPLVGNLVGWSKLYYRARIDLRFEDYPEFVERRFKGMPLGDETLRDCVQRHPLRDAIAKTEVINHIVHHAGPTFLFRLHHQLGLSYEAAVAHRLRLERWIEADRLRIDAQKRGFDRLLELETMMERAFFVVPSQLPFDQSPLPADILQSADYERMLDRIRLFLYWAPEGLHRLQELHLDELENSIRLLPALDRAEMRFQGRLLLQLEQIRSVAVHERVDARRLRKLMKSLKEARRIVKERPAPIALHELFREILEEQQAFTNS, from the coding sequence GTGACGTCATCTGAGACATTCCGCCGTTTTGCCGAACTCTACCAGCCTTTCTTTCCTCCGCTTTTGCGAGACGTATTTTCTGAGCCGGACCGTCAGGCCTTCCTTGCAGAGCGCTTCGAAGCCGTCCGCCAGCTCAAAAGAAGGCATATCAGGCTCGAAAAAGATCCCGTTCTGTGGAACGGAGATTTTCTCGAAATAGCCCTGCCCGATCTGCCGTTTCTCGTGGACATGGTCCTCAACCTGTTGGGCTCATATGAAATGCGAACGCGATTTCGCATTACGGCCCTCTTCTCTGTGCAGAGAGACGAGGCCGGCAACCTGCTCTCCGTTGATAAAACTCAGAAGACTGAGAAAGCGGGTCTGCACCTCGAATCCTGGACATACTTCTCTCTTGAAAGCTATGATGAGTCTGTCCGGGATTCATTTTTACGTTCCCTTGAACATAACCTAAACGACCTCGAACGCATGGTCGAGGATTTTCCCGAGCAACTTGCTTCACTGGCCGAGGTGCAGGGTGATGATTTTTTTCAGACCGATCGACATTGGCTGATCGAACACTTTGTTCTGATGGGAACGGCCAGGGTAACCACTCAGGGCCGTCGCGTCGGTCTTACACACTGCCTCGGCATCCTGCGTAACACAGAATTCGCAAATCGGCTGACAGACTGGATGAACCGCTTTTTTGTCGATCAACCTCACCGAGGCCATTGGCAGCTGCGTGGCCTGCATATCTATGAAACCGATCTACCGAGCGAAGTGAAGCGCCGCAAGCCTCTGCACGTTGCGTTATTCACTTCGGATTCTGAAATTAGGCTGCTGATCGGCAGCTTCGCTTCAAAAGGGGAACTGAGCCCGCGGTTCACCATCCCGCCGCTTCATCGCAAGATCGACGCCGTAGCGGCGGCCCTCGATATTCCTCTCGGTTCGCACAGCTGGCGCGAACTGTACAGGTTAACGCAGCTTGTTCCGCTCGGTTTTCTCTTTACAAGATCTATCGCCTTCTGGCAGGCCTGGTTCGGCTTCTTACTCGACCGTCAGCATATTGACGAAGGGGCTCATCTCTTTCTGGTCGACGAGGAATACGGCGGATGCTGGCTTGTGCGCACCGTTTTTGACGGCGAAGAGATCGCCCTCGCTCTGCGTGCATTTTTTCACCGGCACAATATCGTCGTTCGCACGGAGCTGCACCGACATAATGAAGGCATCGAATACGAGTTCCTGTGGCTCCAATCTGAGGCGGGCGCAGGCGCGATCAGAGATCTGCTCGTAGAAAACGAAGGCTCCTTGCTTCGATCGTATCGAGCCCGATTATTATCTCTAATCGCAGATCGCATCACGGGAGCGCAGGCGATTCGTGAACGATCGGCGATGGCGCTGCATGCGCTGAACGAAGACATCAGGCAGCATCTGACGCCCGGGCAATTTCTTGATGGCCTTCTGCATATCGAGAAACAGAGCGATGCCTTCTCGGTGCAGTATGAGTCTCACCCGGCCCCGGCATTTCACGTATTCAGCAAGCATGCCGCTCTGTTAAGCGAGATGACGCCGGCCTTTGATAGCTGCGGCCTTTCCGTCGAACATGCTATCAAGCTGGATATGTTCTGCAAAGAGCAGACTCACTATCGCCATCTTTTCTTCATCAGCGACGCTCTGCCTGAATCCGAGGCGGCAACGTTATGCGAAGTTCTATCGGGTATTCTGAACGGCAGGACGTCGGTGGAGCTGTTGAACCGCCTTTCGCGCAGATCGGATTTCACTCTTCGCCGCCTGCGTATGTTGAAGGCGCTTCTTGCATGCCTGTATCAGATGGATCGTTCGGTGTCACGCCTCTTTCTCATGCAGATGATGCTCGCACACGCAGGCTTCGCCCTTGCCCTATTAGAGTATGCAGAGGCGACCTTCGCTCATGACGATGCCGAGCAGCGAAATCGAGCGCAGCATATTCATACCGAATCGCTCGATGCGCAGATCGCCCTTCTACGCACCCTGCCCGAGCGCATGGCCGGCCTGCGACTCAAGGAGCTTCTGTTCGCCGTCGTTCGAACGAACTTCCTTCTCGATGAAAACGAGATCAACCTCAAGATAGAGAGTCGTCGGCTCAGCTTTGTTCAGGACCCGAAGCCACTGTTCGAGATATTCGTCTATGCCGTCGATTTCGAAGGCGTGCATCTTCGCTTCGGACCCGTATCAAGGGGAGGAATCCGCTGGTCGGACCGGATCGACGATTTTCGCGTCGAGATTCTCGGTCTTGTGCATACGCAGCGCGTCAAGAATACGATGATCGTGCCCGAGGGCAGCAAAGGAGGGTTTGTACTCAAGCAGACGGGAATGAATCCGGCGGCGGGTAAGGCGGCCTATCGCCGTTTTATGGGCGCTCTGCTGCGTATGACGGATAACCTATCCAACAACGAAGAGGAACCCGGTCGCCAGATCAGGCCGGAGGGGCTTGTATGCCTCGACGGCTTTGATCCCTATCTTGTCGTCGCCGCCGACCGGGGCACGGCACGGTTCAGCGATACGGCAAACGAGGTTTCGGCGGAGCACCGGTTCTGGATCGGCGACGCCTTCGCCTCGGGCGGCAGTAACGGCTACGATCATAAAAAGCAGGGCATCACCGCAAAAGGCGCCTGGCAGTCCGTGAAATCTCATTTCGCTTCGATGAATATCGATCCCGAATCGGACGTTATCCGCTGCGTCGGCATCGGCGACATGAGTGGAGATGTATTCGGTAATGGCATGCTGCTTTCGCGCACGATCAAGCTGATCGCCGCCTTCAATCACCGGTTTATCTTTATCGATCCCGACCCCGATCCAGCCCGATCTTTTGAAGAACGCAAGCGGCTCTTTGAGGCCGGCCTCGACTGGGATGCGTATGCAAAAGAGCTGATCTCTGCGGGCGGAGCGGTCTACGAACGAGACCGCGCCGATCTGACGCTTTCGCCAGAGGCGCGCAAAGCGCTCGGAATGCAAAACCGAAACGCGATCAGCAACGGCAGCAAGAGCGGACCCCGAGACGTTCCCGATTCCGTTAGTGGAGACGAACTGGTGCGGGCCATCCTCTGTGCCGACGTCGATCTGCTCTGGAACGGCGGAATCGGCACCTATGTGAAGGCAAGAAGTGAAAGGAACGAAGAGATCGGCGATCCGGCTAACGATGCCGTGCGCGTCGACGGTAGTAGTTTACGTGCCCGCGTCGTCGGTGAAGGCGGCAATCTCGGTTTCAGCATGCAGGGCCGGTATGAGGCCGCCGCTGCCGGAGTTCTGTTAAACACAGATGCGGTCGATAATTCCGGCGGCGTAGACATGTCAGATCACGAAGTTAACCTGAAAATTCTGCTGGAAGACATGCTTTCGCGCAAACTCATAGCGTCGCGTGAAAGACGTAATGAGATGATTCGCGAGCTTGAGCCGCTTATGATCGATCAGGTGATTGCAAATAACAGAGCGATTAATCGGTGTATTCGCATGGAAGAGCGCCGGCTTTCAGAGAATGGCGCCATGCTTCCTCTTCTGATACAGGAACTGCTTGAGAATGACGCCTGTGAAAGCGACGAGCTGCCGCCCGATATGCAGAGGCTCACGTCGCCTCTGGTCGGCAATCTTGTCGGATGGAGCAAGCTTTATTACCGTGCCCGTATCGACCTGCGTTTCGAGGATTATCCGGAGTTTGTCGAGCGTCGCTTTAAAGGCATGCCGCTCGGCGATGAGACCTTGCGTGACTGTGTGCAGCGTCATCCGCTGCGCGATGCCATAGCAAAAACCGAGGTCATCAATCATATCGTGCACCATGCGGGGCCGACCTTTCTCTTTCGTCTTCATCATCAACTGGGCCTTTCTTACGAAGCGGCCGTCGCCCACCGCCTTCGTCTGGAACGCTGGATCGAAGCCGACCGCCTGCGCATCGATGCGCAAAAACGTGGATTCGATCGCCTGCTTGAACTGGAGACGATGATGGAGCGCGCCTTTTTCGTTGTGCCCTCACAGCTTCCCTTCGACCAATCGCCACTGCCGGCCGACATTCTACAATCAGCAGACTACGAGAGGATGCTGGATCGCATCCGTCTGTTTCTTTACTGGGCGCCAGAGGGGCTGCATCGGCTACAGGAACTGCATCTTGATGAACTGGAGAATTCTATACGCCTGCTTCCGGCTTTAGATCGCGCCGAGATGCGCTTTCAAGGAAGGCTACTGTTACAGCTGGAGCAGATTCGATCCGTCGCCGTGCATGAGCGCGTCGATGCCCGACGGCTGCGTAAGCTGATGAAAAGCCTGAAAGAGGCGCGCCGTATCGTTAAAGAACGACCGGCGCCCATTGCCCTGCACGAGCTCTTTCGCGAAATCCTCGAGGAACAGCAGGCCTTTACGAACTCTTGA
- a CDS encoding bifunctional tetrahydrofolate synthase/dihydrofolate synthase, which yields MTSPDRASDLITELDRRANPERSRRFSAAQFEVGLQRLESLTAFLVSQPPFLYRPALRISVVGTNGKGTVAFALESLFREAMRGWASVTGLYTSPHLIDFTERIRIDGMPASILELDSLFREVNDLIASLPDGLSDGLSSDRLYKEIFDSLTYFELLTLLGLLLFQSKRTPVQIYEAGLGGRLDATRIARADVVVLTSIGLDHTALLGHMRRRIFEEKVGILSENTQLLFLPEPRYERWLAQELLLKLRSHSQRAEHRPQSSLHTQERPQILVNPRLADPDYLIAGADYARFIYGTLRASLALPDLNAFEIPSPPGRRERRQAFGKTWIFDNAHNAPAMFMLLKGLEGLPFAQTAVVLALSADRRPAPILRLIARYRFAHLIVVTGHGLQDVEIEDVRRWTGIDRVSTMPLESAQLADRISEPFVLFMGSHRLYDLFDRETRLRSDEQR from the coding sequence ATGACTTCCCCTGACCGTGCGTCTGATCTGATCACCGAGCTCGACAGGCGGGCGAACCCGGAACGTTCGCGACGCTTCTCGGCCGCCCAGTTCGAAGTCGGATTACAGCGCCTCGAATCCCTGACCGCTTTTCTCGTATCGCAGCCGCCTTTTCTATACCGCCCCGCCCTGCGTATCTCGGTCGTCGGAACAAACGGCAAAGGCACCGTCGCCTTCGCCCTGGAGTCGCTCTTTCGCGAGGCCATGAGAGGCTGGGCTTCGGTTACTGGGTTGTACACATCGCCGCATCTGATCGATTTTACCGAGCGCATCCGCATCGATGGCATGCCGGCGTCGATACTTGAGCTCGACAGCCTCTTTCGTGAAGTGAACGATCTGATTGCGTCGCTGCCCGACGGTCTTTCTGATGGCCTTTCTTCGGATCGTCTTTATAAAGAGATCTTTGATTCGCTGACCTATTTTGAGCTGTTAACGCTGCTTGGCCTGCTTCTCTTCCAATCGAAGCGCACGCCCGTGCAGATCTATGAGGCCGGCTTGGGCGGACGGCTCGATGCTACGCGTATCGCGCGGGCCGATGTCGTCGTTCTTACGTCGATTGGCCTTGATCACACCGCCCTGCTCGGTCATATGCGAAGGCGCATCTTCGAAGAGAAGGTCGGCATCCTGTCTGAGAATACGCAGCTTCTGTTTTTACCCGAGCCTCGCTATGAGCGCTGGCTTGCACAGGAACTGCTGCTCAAACTCAGATCGCACAGTCAGCGCGCAGAGCATCGCCCGCAGAGTTCTCTTCACACACAAGAGAGACCCCAGATTCTCGTGAATCCGCGCCTGGCCGATCCTGATTATCTGATCGCAGGCGCCGACTATGCGCGTTTCATCTATGGTACGCTGCGCGCATCGCTTGCCCTGCCCGATCTGAACGCCTTTGAAATCCCTTCGCCGCCCGGGCGCAGAGAAAGACGGCAGGCATTCGGGAAGACGTGGATCTTTGATAACGCGCATAACGCTCCGGCGATGTTCATGCTGTTAAAGGGACTTGAGGGGCTGCCCTTCGCGCAGACGGCCGTCGTTCTTGCGCTTTCTGCCGATCGTCGCCCGGCCCCCATTCTACGATTGATCGCCCGATACCGCTTTGCCCATCTGATCGTCGTAACAGGACATGGCTTACAGGATGTCGAGATCGAAGACGTGCGTCGATGGACGGGAATCGATCGCGTCTCGACGATGCCTCTTGAATCCGCGCAGCTCGCAGATCGGATTTCTGAGCCATTCGTTCTTTTTATGGGCTCGCACCGGCTTTATGATCTTTTTGACAGAGAAACTCGCCTCAGAAGTGATGAACAACGATGA
- a CDS encoding SAM-dependent methyltransferase, with protein sequence MKFRLDEYLSEREQIDLPAVVTLIMTGKVLVDGRPETKPGRQISDRNEIILKERPREFPARSAAKLLGAIESFKAFALEKRIAGHICVDLGAAHGGFTRVLLDHGARRVYAVDVARGLLDHTIQRDERVTVLDRHNVKSIDASWFDPADLAEQPWFFSCDISFLSLGSVFEAVARFADQSDISFSGIFLLKPQFEASAQTEKGILRDEALRLQIREQMIARATELGYTVRAAADSTLAGRKGNVEICLLLEYGPLFKSS encoded by the coding sequence ATGAAGTTCCGTCTTGACGAATACCTGTCGGAACGCGAACAGATCGATCTTCCGGCCGTCGTTACGCTTATCATGACGGGCAAGGTTCTCGTCGACGGTCGCCCAGAAACGAAGCCCGGCCGACAGATCAGCGACCGCAACGAAATCATCCTGAAAGAAAGGCCGCGAGAATTCCCCGCCCGATCGGCGGCGAAGCTACTCGGAGCAATTGAATCGTTTAAAGCGTTCGCCCTCGAAAAGCGCATCGCGGGCCACATTTGCGTCGATCTTGGCGCCGCACATGGCGGATTCACGCGCGTGCTTCTCGACCACGGAGCAAGGCGCGTCTATGCCGTCGATGTTGCGCGAGGGCTTCTTGATCATACGATACAGAGAGACGAACGGGTAACGGTGCTTGATCGACATAACGTGAAGTCCATCGACGCCTCGTGGTTTGATCCGGCCGATCTTGCCGAGCAGCCCTGGTTCTTCTCCTGCGACATCTCGTTTTTATCGCTGGGTAGCGTATTTGAGGCCGTCGCCCGATTCGCTGATCAGAGCGATATCTCTTTCAGCGGCATCTTTCTTTTGAAGCCGCAGTTTGAGGCCTCGGCGCAAACTGAGAAAGGGATTCTACGAGACGAAGCGCTACGCCTCCAGATTCGCGAGCAGATGATCGCTCGCGCCACGGAGCTCGGTTATACAGTCCGTGCCGCGGCCGATTCCACGCTTGCAGGACGCAAAGGCAACGTCGAGATCTGCCTGCTGCTTGAATACGGGCCTCTTTTCAAGAGTTCGTAA